In the genome of Microcoleus vaginatus PCC 9802, the window ACTATCAACGCTTTTCAAAACTTATTTTTGGGAGGCGATTTCGAGCGGCGAAATCAGCTCAGACAGATTCGCGAACAACGTCAAGACAGACAAGAGCAACGTGAAGACAGACTGCTAGAAAGAGAGCTAGAACGTCAAGATAGATTGGAGCAAGCAGAAGACAGAAGACTGCAACTTGAAGACAGAAGACTGGAACTTGAAGACAGACAGCGGCAAATAGATCTTGAGAATCGGCAAATTCAAATCCAGGAGCAGCAACTTCTGCTCCAAAATCAGCCGCAGCAAATGCAGCCACAGCAAATTCAGCCAACTACTCCTTGATAACACTCGGGCGTTGAAAGTTAGCCACCCTCTTTATGGATCGGCGGTTGAAACCCCTGCATAGAGTCCAACGAAGTCGGAGCAAAGAGGGACTAAGAAATAAAGGGGGTATTAAAACCGGATTTGCTATTACATGGCACATCCCAAATCTACGGCAAACATCCTAGGCGTTGCTGATTTACGGTATGAAACGTTAAATATGCCCGTCATAAAAACCAGTATCCACAAAGCTTTTGGATTTTAAAGTTATTTTTTTCATACCCTGATTAAGTAACGCCACTTTGAGATTGCTTCATATTGTTTCCGGTTGCATCGGAATGATATAGAGGACACCGCGAGTAATAATTAATTCCGATGCTACCGGAGTTGATATCCCTGAGTTCGCTGGGCGACAGAAATACGTTAGTTTTGGGTAAGTCCTGTAATCCTAACAATTCGAGCCTTGAAAGGTATAAGTTGCTACATCAACAAAGGTAAAGGTTCGATTGACATGGTTCCCCTTTGTCCATGTCCCAAACTACATCAATCATGAGAAATTTTTTGTATTCGGGAAAATTAATCAACCTTTTGCCTGCAACAACTGCGGCTGCAAAACCTGATTTAATTTGCCGCTGCGAAACCCCTCCAAATCCAAAGTCGCGTACAGAAAACCAAACTCCTGAAACACCGCCACCAATGCAGGCAAATCCGTATTCAGCACAAACTCCTGAATCTCCTCTGCGGGTAACTCAATGCGCGCCGTATCTCCGTCCGATCGCACTCGCAAATTTTTCAGTCCCAACTGCCGCAAATACCGTTCGGCGCGCCCCACTCTTTGCAACTTTCCTACCGTGATTTCTTCGCCGTAAGGAAAGCGTGAACTCAAACAAGGTTGAGCCGGTTTGTCCCACCAAGGCAAATCCAATTCTTTTGCCAACTGCCGCACTTCAAATTTAGTGATTCCTACTTCTGCTAAGGGCGATCGCGCGCCGCGTTCCTTTGCCGCCTGAATCCCCGGACGGTAATCCTTTAAATCATCAGCATTCACCCCATCGACCACATAAGGATAACCCTTTGCTAGTGCTAGCGGTTTCAAAGTATCGTGCAGTTCGCTTTTGCAGAAATAGCAGCGGTTAACCGGGTTAGAAGTGTAATTTGGATTTGCCATTTCCTGAGTTTCTACTTCCTGGTGGGCAATCCCAATTTCTGCTGCTTGAATGCGCGCATCTTCTAAATCTTCTGGCAGTAAAGACGGGGAAACTGCCGTCACTGCCAAAGCGCGCTCGCCCAACACATCAAAAGCGATTTTTGCCACCAAAGTGCTGTCAATTCCGCCGGAGTAGGCAATCAAAGCCCGTTCCATTTGTGCGAAAATATCTTTTAATTGTTCGAGTTTTTCCACTAACATAATTTCAATTTTTATTACTCCTAAGCTATCGTAATCTAATTTACAGGGTGATTGCTCTTCAACATCTTTAGGACTTACGCACGATTGTTTAGAAACCGGGTTTTTTTACGAAAAGAGGCGTTGTAGACCGCAGATTCGGTAAAAAACCCGGTTTCTAGGCCCCGATGCGTAAGTCCCTGATCTTGTGGGGAGGGCAGAAAAGCCCGCCCAAAGGTACTATTTAAATACAGAACAGCTTATTCGGGCTCAATTAAAAGTTTGAGTTTTAGTCGAGATGTCTGAGCGAGCGCCTCCTTGATATTTTAGCGTGATAATTTGATAGATATACTCAAACTTTTGAAAGTAGGGCAGGCGCGTTTTAAAATTCCCTACGGGAAAATATGGCGATCGCAATTGACAGCAGCAGCACCACATACAGCAAACCGTAGCCAGCATCTGTAATCAAACCTGCTAAGTAAGGAACTTGTCCGTAAACAGCATCGTTTCTCAAATTGAATCTGGCTAAATCCGGCAAAACCAGATAAAGTCCCATCATCAATTGTTCAAGGCCAGGATTTTTAGTTAACTTGCCCAAAGCCACTAAATCCCGCGTCGAATGTCCCATTAAATAAACGCCAAATGTCAGTAAAGTTGCCAGCAGGGAACTGCTAAAAACCCCAAATAAAATCCCGACACCAGCCATGAGACACAGCTCAAACCAGATAAACAGCGAAGCGATTAAAATGCTTCCCAAAGGGAAAGGAATGCGGCTCAAACTCAGAATAGCCAGATAGATAACAGTCATTGCTGCTACGAGCACCGCCAGCACCGCCGACAGCCCTAAGTGCTTGCCCACAATTAGCTCAGCCCGACTTATTGGCTTAGCCACTAACAGATAAACAGTGCGCTTTTCAATTTCTTTGTTGACCAACCCGGTAGCCACAAAAACTGTGGCAATTAGACCGAGAATGCTCATAGCAGCCAAACCGACATCTAAGATAATTTTCTTCTCGGTTGTCGCCGCCAATTCCGGTATCAACCGTACCGAGGCGCCCATCAACAGAGCAAAAATAATAATTAAGTAAAGGATGCGATCGCGAATTACTTCCCAAAATACATTGGTCGCGACTGTCAAGATTCTTCTCAAATTCATCTAGTTATTAACCCGCTGGAAACTTTCGCAATCAATACTTTAATATAAGGAAGAATGAAATTCGGCAACGCGCAGTGAATGGGGATTTAAGGGATTTAACGGATTGGATGTTGAAGGAAGAAGTCCTAGGTTCGAGGGAAGATTCTCTCCCATCTCCCACTCTCCCCATCTCCGCCTCTCGGGCTTGGATACTCTCCCCATATCCCCCTCCTCCCCTTTCTTCTGGGACACTCTCCTAACTGCCTGAGACAGGCTCAAACTTGACTGTCCCCCGCCGTTCCATCTTTTTTCTGTCCGGGTTGAGAGCGTTTGATGGCAGCGCAGGTTACAGTCGCCCTATTTCCTATCTCGAATACCTCGCAAGATTTTGTAAACGAATATGTTTCCGGTCTAAAAACCACCCCCAGCCAAGTTGCCTCCATCTCTAACTGATAGCGGGAATCTCCTTGGACGATCGAAGTTTTGACATCCCACTTCGCATCTTCTGCGACTACCCCAGTTGTTTTTAAGGCTTGATTCCGCAGAAAAAACCGCTCGTTGTCCATATCTATTAACATTTGCTCTACCTGCGCCCACGGTTTTGTGCGGGCTTCATTTTGTAGGTATCGCTCCATTGCATTGAGGATAACAACTCCTCGGGAGCGATTAATAGTTGGCTGTTGAAATGTCACCACATAATCGCTTTGCCTCAAATCCTGGGATAAAACGCTCGGGTACTGTCGTATCCAACCTTGAATTAAAAAGTGAAAAGCAAACCAACAGGAAAACAGCAGGTGAACTAGAGTAATGATCAAAAACTGAGGCCGCACCAACGACCTGATACCTTCCCGTTTTGACTCGCTATTCCAAACCTCTATTGTAGCAAGAACTACTACTGCTATAATTGGGCCGGATATCCATGCTATTTCCTTCCTATCCGACGGCAATCTTACCAGCAACCACAATCCAATTAAAATGCTTGTCACCCACGGACTCAGACTTACTCCTTTAATCACAAAAGGTTGCTGACTGGTCAGCAAACCCATTGAAAGTGTAAAAAATAACCAGCTCATATCAAAAAGCAGAGTTCTCGTCCGCCAGTCAGTGACTGCCGCCACTGTCAGCAAAGCTAAAAAGATGCTGAGCAGTAAAGGAGTCTTCCAGTGGACAACTTTAGGCGGAATCATCGCCTTTTGGATTTTTTTATTGGTTTCCCAAAGGTTGTTCGTCAGTTTAGTGAGTTGCTGAGTGACATCCAAAAATTGCTTCATCATAAATTTCAATAGACGCTTTGCAAAAACAACACGGTTAAAATAACGACATTGCTAACAGTGTGGGCGATTAAAATTCCCCCAAACTGGGTAGTTACTTGAAAAGTTCTTTTGGGAGGACGGCGGGTGAGGGTTGGCGGTCCTAAAAACTGAGGCTTGGAAGCTTTTTTATTGCCGGAAACCATGTTCTCTATGAATTCTAATCCCTGCCATTTAGCTATAAAAGTTACTGCTAATACTGAGAGGGCTATCATAGTTATTGGAGCGTAAACATTATCCCCTCTACCTAATAAAATATAACCGATAAGCTGTTCCCGTAAATCTTTGGTAAGAACGCTTTCAATGCCCAAGAAAACTAACCAGCCCACACAAGTGCAAGATAGATTGAGGATGGCTGTATATTCAATGCTGGTTTTGGGGCCGAGTTTAAGTAGTTTTTGCAAAAACCACGATTCGATCGCGATCGCCAAAAACATAATTAAAATTTGCACCAAAACAGTCCGAAATGGGAAAACACTCGCAATCATAAGCCTTTAGGTATATCAGCCCGTGTTAAATTTTAATTGTACAGCACAAACGGAATAATCTTAACCGGAGGTTTGAGCACCTGATTGCCTTAGATCGATGCTTAAAAGATTGGGGGTTAGGAGTTATCGTATAATCTGTTGAGATCCGCCAAGAGAATGGAAAAATTAAACATTCAAGGCGCGCGATCGAATACCCACCCCGATACAGACTCAAACAACTGCTGATTATGGTAAGGAATGGCATTGGTATTCGGACAGCCTCATCCCGGTCGGAACGCGCCGCGGGTCAGATTCACGTCTACGACGGCGCTGGTAAAGGCAAGTCTCAGGCAGCTTTGGGAGTAGTGTTGCGGTCGATCGGGCTGGGTATTAATTCTGACTCGCCCACGCGAGTCTTGTTGCTGCGCTTTCTCAAAGGCCCCGGCCGCTCCTACGACGAAGACGGGGCCATAGAAGCCTTGCAACGGGCATTTCCGCACTTGATCGACCAAGTGCGTACCGGCAGAGCCGAATATTTTGGGGCCGAAGCAATCACCCGGTTTGATCGCGCAGAAGCTCAGCGAGGCTGGGATATCGCCAAAGGAGCGATCGCCAGCGAGCTCTATTCGGTCGTGGTACTAGATGAACTAAACCCCGTATTGGACTTGGGTTTACTGCCAGTTGACGAAGTAGTCCAAACCCTCAAAAACAAACCAGAATATTTAGAAGTCATCGCCACAGGCCGAGCGGCCCCCGAAGCTTTGCTGGAGATTGCCGACTTACACTCAGAAATGAAGCCCCACTATCACCCCGCAGCGGCAGAGCATCATATTTCCGGTATCGAAATATACACTGGAGCGGGGAAAGGCAAGTCTACGAGCGCTTTGGGCAAAGCTTTGCAGGCAATAGGTAGGGGTATCAGTCAAGACCAATCTCACCGGGTGTTAATCGTGCAATGGCTCAAAGGTGGCACCGGTTATACAGAAGATGCGGCGATCGCAGCTTTGCGGCAAAGCTACCCGCAGCTAGTAGACCACCAGCGGTGCGGCCGGGATGCTATAGTTTGGCGGGGGCAACAGCAAGAGCTAGACTGCATAGAAGCAGAACGCGGCTGGGAAATCGCCAAATGTGCGATCGCCAGCGGCTGGTACAAAACGATTATTCTCGACGAACTCAATCCCACAGTAGACTTAGAACTGCTGCCGGTAGAGCAGATCGTAGAAGCCCTGCTACGCAAGCCGCGGGATACAGAAATTATTATCACCGGGCGCTGCCACAAACCCCACGCTTACTTTGACTTGGCAAGCGTACACTCCGAGGTATACTGTCACAAACACTACGGCGATCGGGGCGTAGAACTAAAGCGGGGCGTAGACTTTTAAAGCCCGGAGCGGTACGGATTTCAATCCGGGCCAGAATTATTAAATGACGGCCCTGCCTGGAAAACCGGAAATTGCCACAAAGCCTTGTTACCAAGTAACAAATCTCCCAATTTCCCTTGTCTTCCCGATCACCCAGATCTGCCTTTTTTAATCTTTAATTTCCTGCCCCGGACGCGATCCCCGACCGCCAATCCAGAATGGAACATTAAGAAGATGAGCCGCGTCTTCTTGAGCGTGAGCACCTGAGACAGTGCACCAGGATTATTAAAGGGTGAAGACTTTGAAAATAAAAGCTTACAAGCAAAAAGTCGGCGAGGGAGAAAGTCTAGACAGGGTTAAGGCCTGTAGGCTAGACTTGCGGCTGGCAAACAGGTTAAACTACAGCGGAATCCAAACATTCGGTGTTCTAGGCAGTGTCTGTAGTCGCACCAGCGATGACCAACAAGTAGAGGAGTGAAGCTTTATGACAACGTTAGATGACAATCCTAATCAACTAGATTTAAACCTTCCGGGACTAGGCCCGGATACAGTATTCGCCGGAGCCGGGGCGGATTTCGTTAGAACTTCCACCCTGGGCGGCAGCTTAATATTTGGCCAAGCCGATAACGATACTCTAGTTTCAGTTGGCCCGAACGATACCATATACGGGGGCGACGACGAAGACTCAATCAGATCCCAGCGCACTCCGGCTTTGCTGTTTGGCGACGCAGGCTCGGACACCATAGTCGCTGAAGCCCGCGCTACCGTGGCCGGCGGTTTGGGAGAAGACATCCTCCAAGGTACTGTCGAAGCTAACCTGATGTTTGGTAATCAGGGCGCAGATACGATTCTGGGAGGGGCGCAGAGAGGAGATTCCCTCTACGGCGGTAAGGACAATGACGCGATCGGCTTCTTCATCGCAGGCGGTGGGAACAACCTTTCTTTACAGGGTGGCTTGGGTATTGGCTTCGCTGGCAATGAAGGCAGCAACTACTTGCGGGGTGATTTGGGCGACGACTTGGTTGTAGGTATCAATGTAAGAGACACTCTCTTTGGCGGTAGAGGCAACGACACCCTAAGAGGTGTGGCCAGCAACAGCTACCTGTCGGGCGATCTTGACGACGACATCTTAGTCATTACCAACAGTACGCAAAGCAGCCCATTTACTTCCGCCGTCATCACGATCGGCATTGAGAGAACCACCTTGATTGGCGGTGGCGGCAACGATTTTCTCAACGGCGCGATCGGCGAGTTTGGTGCCGGCAGAAACTTCTTTGAGGGCGGCGACGGTAACGACACGATCAACGTTTTTGCCACTTCTGATACTGCGTTGGGAGGTGCAGGCGACGACTTCATCGTGTCGGCGTCGGTGCCGAATGTAATTTCGAGCGTAGGCGCCTCCAGTTCATTTCCCGGCTTCGCGGGTCGCAACTTGCTCGACGGCGGAGTGGGCAATGACACGATCGTCGCTGCCTTCTCCAGCGATACGATGATTGGCGGTGAAGGCAACGACAGCCTGAGCGGTACCTTTACTAACGCAGCCGGTGGAGATGGCAACGATACTATCGATGCTACCAGGGCCATTTTTGCTGGTACTGGTACTGCTTTGATTACTCTCGAAGGCGGGTTGGGCAACGATTTGTTAATTGGCTACACCAATCCTACTGGCAGCACCTTCACCGTCACCAACCTCATGAACGGTGGCGAGGGAAGTGACACAATCATCTTTGGCAGCCAGCGCGATCGCGTAATTGGCAACGTTGCCGGTAACGACTTCATCTCCTACGCTAGCAGCGTCACCTTTAGCGGCACAGTCGCCAACTTGATTACCGATACCTTAGGCAGCAACTTCATTATTGGTGGCAACGGCACTGATGTCATCACTACTGGTAACGGGGATGACATCCTGTTCGGCGACACATCCAACACTACCCTCGGAGGATTCGGGGACGATACCTTAAATGCTGGCGCCGGGAACGACACGATGCTGGGCGGCTTTGGGAACGACTATTTGATCGGCGGTGACGGTAACGACTCTCTCGGTGGGGGGCCTGGTGCTGACACGCTGCTTGGTGGCTCCGGTAATGACAGCTTCTACTACAACAACTTCGGCGAGGGTGGCACATTGGGTAGTGGGCCAGACCAAATCGGCGATTTTGTGGTCGGTCAAGACAAGTTTATCTTGCAATTCAACAGCTTCCCCGGATTGAGTGCAGTCGAAGGTACGAATCGACTTTCTTCGAGGTCGTTCTTGGTGCTTGAGAGCGGGGCTTACAGTGGCCAGTTTGGTCCCGCCGGGGCGAGCGCGTCACAGCCGTTCCTCTTTTATGAAAATGGAACCGGACGACTAGGATTTGACTCTGACGGTACTGCTGGTCCTGACACAGGCGTTACGCTGGCAATTCTGAATGGCAGACCGGGCCTGACGGCTGGTGACATTACCCTGATTTAATTTGGGTAAAAGTGGGTGGGGTCGATTCTGAAACATCGCCCTACCAACTCCAAAAACTAATTGTGCTATGTTTCGAGCTGGGGATATCCATCCCTGGCTTTTTTGTGGGCATTAGCATGGGGCAATTTTAGATTTTACATTTTAGATTTTAGATGGGTAATTTTAATCGAAAATCGAATGGGGTATGGGACGGGTTCACCAATGAATTTGGCCACGACCCAATAATCTTTAGAACTGACGCATCAGAACCAAAGAAACCGGGTTTTTCACTCCTAGTTAAAAGCCGGGATGCAGTATTTCGGTAAAAACCCGGTTTCTGCCTCCAGGACTAAGCTTGATAAACCCGCCCCCAGCCCAGTCCAAAAGTGAGGTACAAATAAGGAAAAGAATTAAAGACCTAGATATTGTTGCTTTAACAGAATATTTAGAAGCAAGCCATTTTGTAAAAAAAATAAATCATTAAATTACATAAAGGACAAGTAGGAACAGTTGTGATGGAATTTGATGGCAGTGCTTTGGATGTATAAATTTTTCATCAAGATGGCACAACTTATGCAAGGGAGACAATTCCCGCCACAATGTTAATGCTTTTACATTATGAATTAGTAGAAGCTGTAGCGGCGGTTCGCCGATGAATTTTGCCACGCACCAATAATCTTTATCAGGACTTACGCACCGGGACTAAAGAAACCGGGTTTTTTCACCAAGATTAAGGGTTTGAACCAAATATTTTGGTTGAAAAACCCGGTTTCTGAACACGGTTCTGTTAAGCCCAATCCTCCCTAGCCCCACTCCCCCCAGCCCACCCCCTACTCCTCCAAGGGGGGAATGAAGGGGGGACAAGAACTTACTCAAAGTCGCCCTTATTAATGGGAATTTAGGGCGATTTTCGAGGAATAAACAGTTTTAACCCAAGCGTATTGCTTTATAGTCAGTGCTGGACGCACTCCGGCAAAGAAACCGGGTTTTTTACCGAATCTGCTGGCTGCAACGCGTCTTTTCGTCCATCAAACGCGGTTTCTGGGTTCCAATGCGTCTAGGACTATAATCTCGGAAAACTATCTATAAAAAAAACCAGCAAACGATATGTTTGCTGGATTTAGTAGGCAGGAAACTTGTAGCAAATACTGTTACTAAGCTTTGTCTACAATCTCTTTTGCTTTATCTTTGAGGTCTTCTTTCAGGTGAATTGCTGATGCTTCGTCCTGCTTGGCTTGACCTTCTAATTTATCTTTCTGATTGCCTGTAACTTCGCTAGCAGCTTCTTGGATTTTGCCTTCAATATTCTTCGCTGTTGCTTCGACTCTATTTTCAATGCTCATAATTTTTTATTCTAACTCTACAACTATTAATATATAATTTTAAAGTTGAGTCTGTATCCCTCTTTAGATAGATGTGTTATTACCTTTATTTCAAAGTTAAAGGTTGGATTGGTATTTCCACAAGTTTATTTCTGGAAAAAAAACCGGATTTAATGCCGATCGCAGATTTCGGCACTTTAAACTTTTTCGCCAACAACACGATTAATTCTTGATTGGCTTTACCATCAACGGGCGGCGACTTGAGATGTGCTGTGAGGCTGCCGTCTGGTTGTTCTGCGATGCTTTGCTGTTTGGAATTCGGTTTAACTTTGACTGTGAAAATAGTCATACTTCGACTTTCTCTGAATGTTCGATCTTCGTTCCCAAAACTTTCAGGAATTCAGCTAGCCAGTTAGGATGTGCTGGCCACGCGGGGGCGGTGACTAAATTGCCATCGACTACCGCTTCGGTAACGGGAACTTCTGTATATTTGCCGCCGGCCCGGAGTACGTCGGGGCTGCAAGCCGGGTATGCGGTGCAGCGTTTGCCTTCGAGTACGCCTGCTGCAGTTAGAACCTGTAAGCCGTGACAAATAGATGCGATCGGCTTTTTGCTGTTGGCAAAGTAGCGGGTAATTTGCAGCACTTGTTCGTTGAGGCGGATGTATTCTGGGGCGCGTCCTCCGGGGATAATCAAAGCGTCGTAGTCTGCCGGGTTGATTTCGTCAAAAGTCGCGTTTAAAGTGAAGTTGTGACCGGGTTTTTCGCTGTAGGTTTGATCGCCTTCAAAGTCGTGAATTGCGGTGCGAATCGTTTGGCCTGCGGCTTTGTCCGGGCAGACGGCGTGGACGGTGTGACCTACCATTTGCAGTGCTTGGAAGGGCACCATTACTTCGTAGTCTTCTACAAAGTCGCCGACTAACATTAAGATTTTTTTGGCTGTCATGTTTCCAACTCCTGTTATTTTGATTTGGTTAAATAGGATTTTAAAAAAATGCGGGGCAGTTAAAAAGCTTGCCCCGCAAGCTATTCTGGAATCTAGAAACCGTTGCGTCCCCAAACGACCATTGAAATTGAGAAGGAGAACAGAACTAGCACCGAAACCCAACCGAGTGACAAAATATCCATAGCTATTTATTGAACAAACTGTACAAAGTGACTACAAACCTTATGATAAGTCAATTTGAGCCATTTTTGAAATGAGGGCGCCGTGAAGGACTCGTCAAATTTTAGTGCCGCTGAACGGATAGAATCTTTGAAGGCAGGGAGTGTTGCTGCTTTGTCTTGTTTGCTGGGTTTTGGGGCGATCGCCCTTGGTAATAGCTTAATTCTGGCGCATAGGTTCGATTCTCTGGCGAGTTTGCAGGTAAGGGAAATTGACCTAAATTTTGCCTTCAGAGGGGCGATCGCACTTTTAGGCGGTTTTTTGTTCGGCGTGACTTACCGCTATGCGATTCGCCGAGATGTTAACCCGCAGCTTAAATCTGGTGCTGTGTTGGCTTTTGGGTTGGTGCGGGCTTTTGGACAATTGGATGCTGGATTGTTTTTTGAACCCGGGAAGATGCCCGCCCTACAGGAGTTATTGCCATTTGCTGTTCGCGGTGCCGAGAGTGTGGTATTGTTTGCGATCGCGGGTTTGGTTTTGGATTGGGCGATCGGGCGATCGTGGATTAAGCCTTTCGATTCTTGAGTGCAAAATCTTGCAGCATTTTTAGGAACAGGCAAGATGCCTGTTCCACAAAAGTTCAATTTTATTGTGGGGTGGGCTTCTAGCCCGCCCAAAAAATACAATTTAGATGCGAAACAGCTTATTTTGCGCTAAACCCGCCCCTAAAGATTTAATACCTCAAATTCTGGATTGCCGTAAAGCATTTGCCTGTCTACCGCCGACAAAACTTTATTATTAGCAGCATCAGAAACTAAACACTGACAAACTAGCTGCGCTACATCCGCCCGGTGAATAGTTCCAGCAACTCGACAATCTTCTGTTAAAATACCGTTGCCTGTTGCAGGTTCCGACTTGAGTCCGCCGGGACGAATCACTGTATAAATCATCCCGCTTTCTATCAAATGATTTTCGGCTTTTTCTTTCTCACTTAAGACCGGGCCCAAAGTTTCCAAAACTTGCGGTTGCAAAGCAGCGGCACTGTTACCGCTACCGATGGATGAAACTAAAATAAATTTTTGTACGCCTGCTTTGACAGCCGCATCAATCAAGTTTTTGTTGCCCAAATAATCGGCTCTTTCCCCATCTTTGGGCAAGCCGCCAATTGTGCTGATTACGGCATGAATTGGCTCACCGCCAGCCATTGCCACTTCCATAGCGGCAGCATCCAAAGCATCGCCAGTCACGACTTTGATGCCCATGGTTTCTAATTCGGTGCTGGTAGCGGGCGATCGCAAAAGTGCAGTTACTTGCATATTTTGTGATATCAGACATTTCGCGATTTCTAAGCCGACTCCTCGACTAGCACCAGCTAAAAAAATGTGGCATTTCTCTGTCATATCAATTTTGATTTAAGGGGTTCACAAAGTGGTTTATTTGAATGTAGATTATACAAGAATCCTCTGTCAATTGGTGAATGAGTTTTTTTATTTAACCGCAGAGGGCGCAGAGGGCGCAGAGGAAGAGAGGGGAATGATTTGCGATTACCGATTGCCTATTTCCAATTTACGTTAGATTTTTCTGCCCACCATTACTACCCAAGATTGAGCTTCGCGCGGTAAGCCGGGGGGGCGATAGTAGTGATTGACAATGGCAAATCCCGCTTGTTCTAAACAAGGCGCTAAAG includes:
- the larE gene encoding ATP-dependent sacrificial sulfur transferase LarE → MLVEKLEQLKDIFAQMERALIAYSGGIDSTLVAKIAFDVLGERALAVTAVSPSLLPEDLEDARIQAAEIGIAHQEVETQEMANPNYTSNPVNRCYFCKSELHDTLKPLALAKGYPYVVDGVNADDLKDYRPGIQAAKERGARSPLAEVGITKFEVRQLAKELDLPWWDKPAQPCLSSRFPYGEEITVGKLQRVGRAERYLRQLGLKNLRVRSDGDTARIELPAEEIQEFVLNTDLPALVAVFQEFGFLYATLDLEGFRSGKLNQVLQPQLLQAKG
- a CDS encoding ABC transporter permease, producing the protein MNLRRILTVATNVFWEVIRDRILYLIIIFALLMGASVRLIPELAATTEKKIILDVGLAAMSILGLIATVFVATGLVNKEIEKRTVYLLVAKPISRAELIVGKHLGLSAVLAVLVAAMTVIYLAILSLSRIPFPLGSILIASLFIWFELCLMAGVGILFGVFSSSLLATLLTFGVYLMGHSTRDLVALGKLTKNPGLEQLMMGLYLVLPDLARFNLRNDAVYGQVPYLAGLITDAGYGLLYVVLLLSIAIAIFSRREF
- a CDS encoding cob(I)yrinic acid a,c-diamide adenosyltransferase, whose protein sequence is MVRNGIGIRTASSRSERAAGQIHVYDGAGKGKSQAALGVVLRSIGLGINSDSPTRVLLLRFLKGPGRSYDEDGAIEALQRAFPHLIDQVRTGRAEYFGAEAITRFDRAEAQRGWDIAKGAIASELYSVVVLDELNPVLDLGLLPVDEVVQTLKNKPEYLEVIATGRAAPEALLEIADLHSEMKPHYHPAAAEHHISGIEIYTGAGKGKSTSALGKALQAIGRGISQDQSHRVLIVQWLKGGTGYTEDAAIAALRQSYPQLVDHQRCGRDAIVWRGQQQELDCIEAERGWEIAKCAIASGWYKTIILDELNPTVDLELLPVEQIVEALLRKPRDTEIIITGRCHKPHAYFDLASVHSEVYCHKHYGDRGVELKRGVDF
- a CDS encoding calcium-binding protein — its product is MTTLDDNPNQLDLNLPGLGPDTVFAGAGADFVRTSTLGGSLIFGQADNDTLVSVGPNDTIYGGDDEDSIRSQRTPALLFGDAGSDTIVAEARATVAGGLGEDILQGTVEANLMFGNQGADTILGGAQRGDSLYGGKDNDAIGFFIAGGGNNLSLQGGLGIGFAGNEGSNYLRGDLGDDLVVGINVRDTLFGGRGNDTLRGVASNSYLSGDLDDDILVITNSTQSSPFTSAVITIGIERTTLIGGGGNDFLNGAIGEFGAGRNFFEGGDGNDTINVFATSDTALGGAGDDFIVSASVPNVISSVGASSSFPGFAGRNLLDGGVGNDTIVAAFSSDTMIGGEGNDSLSGTFTNAAGGDGNDTIDATRAIFAGTGTALITLEGGLGNDLLIGYTNPTGSTFTVTNLMNGGEGSDTIIFGSQRDRVIGNVAGNDFISYASSVTFSGTVANLITDTLGSNFIIGGNGTDVITTGNGDDILFGDTSNTTLGGFGDDTLNAGAGNDTMLGGFGNDYLIGGDGNDSLGGGPGADTLLGGSGNDSFYYNNFGEGGTLGSGPDQIGDFVVGQDKFILQFNSFPGLSAVEGTNRLSSRSFLVLESGAYSGQFGPAGASASQPFLFYENGTGRLGFDSDGTAGPDTGVTLAILNGRPGLTAGDITLI
- a CDS encoding CsbD family protein; amino-acid sequence: MSIENRVEATAKNIEGKIQEAASEVTGNQKDKLEGQAKQDEASAIHLKEDLKDKAKEIVDKA
- a CDS encoding DUF167 domain-containing protein; amino-acid sequence: MTIFTVKVKPNSKQQSIAEQPDGSLTAHLKSPPVDGKANQELIVLLAKKFKVPKSAIGIKSGFFSRNKLVEIPIQPLTLK
- a CDS encoding protease — translated: MTAKKILMLVGDFVEDYEVMVPFQALQMVGHTVHAVCPDKAAGQTIRTAIHDFEGDQTYSEKPGHNFTLNATFDEINPADYDALIIPGGRAPEYIRLNEQVLQITRYFANSKKPIASICHGLQVLTAAGVLEGKRCTAYPACSPDVLRAGGKYTEVPVTEAVVDGNLVTAPAWPAHPNWLAEFLKVLGTKIEHSEKVEV
- the petN gene encoding cytochrome b6-f complex subunit PetN, with amino-acid sequence MDILSLGWVSVLVLFSFSISMVVWGRNGF
- a CDS encoding SDR family oxidoreductase, translating into MTEKCHIFLAGASRGVGLEIAKCLISQNMQVTALLRSPATSTELETMGIKVVTGDALDAAAMEVAMAGGEPIHAVISTIGGLPKDGERADYLGNKNLIDAAVKAGVQKFILVSSIGSGNSAAALQPQVLETLGPVLSEKEKAENHLIESGMIYTVIRPGGLKSEPATGNGILTEDCRVAGTIHRADVAQLVCQCLVSDAANNKVLSAVDRQMLYGNPEFEVLNL